The Diospyros lotus cultivar Yz01 chromosome 15, ASM1463336v1, whole genome shotgun sequence genome has a window encoding:
- the LOC127791933 gene encoding protein STRUBBELIG-RECEPTOR FAMILY 3-like isoform X4 — protein MMASKRSAINCLSCAQVFTAFVLIYAARILHGYTNPADVAAINGLYVALGSPSLPGWVPNGGDPCTESWQGVLCNNTDISSIILIDANLGGELGDSLSSFTSIKGIQLSNNHIGGSIPSNLPVTLQTLFLSDNDLSGSIPSSLSSLTQLSAMSLNGNQLTGEIPDAFQGLIGLFNLDLSSNNLSGQLPPSLENLSSLTTLNIENNLFNGPIPDKLLSIPNFKKDGNPFNSSIAPLPSATSPTTPPPAPSFSGPPSSGKAPGASSSGKAPGGKADGPSAPEESNAKRSKKTTKRVVWISIAGVLSFIILVLAILLFMPRYQRRRLEADRISKRHEIAPYEGSRDNGPDSGSIVPASNQIDKVPKVAVVKPKEDHQTGSRTGLTSKPRNESELNMSRMSAIPRQDGREIDVSRYDIDSLLPPPPPPPPPPPPPLPPTHFEKVIVEPISPATATIERPSAKSSGPRISAKSYTIAFLQQHTNSFSQENLIGAGMLGSVYRAELPDRKLLAVKKLDKKASSQQKDDEFLHLVNTLDQIRHANVVELMGYSAEHGQRLLIYEYCSNGTLQDALHSDDEFKKQLSWNTRIRMALGAARALEYLHEVSEPPIIHRNFKSANVLIDDELHVHVSDCGLATLISSGSVSQLSGHLLTAYGYGAPEFESGIYTSKSDVYSFGVVMLELLTGRKSHDRTRNRGEQFLVRWAIPQLHDIDALSRMVDPSLHGEYPVKSLSFFADIIARCVQAEPEFRPPMSEVVQDLLQMIRREPPTRQEGE, from the exons ATGATGGCTAGCAAGAGATCTGCTATAAATTGTCTGAGCTGTGCACAGGTCTTTACGGCGTTTGTATTGATCTATGCGGCACGAATTTTGCATGGATATACTAATCCTGCCGACG TTGCTGCAATTAATGGTTTATATGTTGCACTTGGATCCCCGTCCCTTCCTGGATGGGTTCCTAATGGTGGAGACCCATGCACTGAATCTTGGCAAGGAGTTCTATGTAACAATACAGATATTAGTTCAAT aattcttATTGATGCAAATTTGGGAGGAGAGCTAGGCGACAGCTTAAGCTCTTTTACTTCTATCAAAGGAAT ACAACTGAGCAACAACCACATTGGGGGTAGCATTCCTTCCAATCTTCCAGTGACCTTGCAGACCCT CTTCCTTTCAGATAATGATCTAAGTGGAAGCATCCCAAGTTCTTTGTCGTCTCTAACTCAACTGTCCGCTAT GTCTCTCAATGGCAATCAATTGACTGGAGAAATACCTGACGCCTTTCAGGGCCTTATAGGGTTGTTCAATCT AGATTTATCCAGCAACAATTTGAGCGGGCAACTCCCGCCCTCACTGGAGAATTTGTCATCTCTGACCACTCT GAACATAGAGAATAATTTGTTCAATGGGCCTATACCTGATAAGTTGCTGAGCATTCCCAATTTCAA AAAAGATGGGAATCCATTCAACAGTAGTATTGCTCCATTACCTTCAGCCACATCCCCAACAACACCACCTCCAGCCCCATCATTTTCTGGGCCACCATCTTCTGGAAAAGCTCCTGGGGCATCATCTTCTGGAAAAGCTCCAGGGGGAAAGGCTGATGGACCATCTGCACCAGAGGAATCAAATGccaaaagaagcaaaaaaactACCAAAAGGGTAGTTTGGATATCAATTGCTGGGGTgttatcatttataattttggTATTAGCAATTTTGCTTTTCATGCCAAGGTATCAAAGGAGGAGGCTAGAAGCAGACAGAATTTCTAAGCGCCATGAAATAGCTCCATATGAAGGCAGTAGAGATAATGGACCCGATAGTGGATCTATAGTTCCGGCAAGCAATCAAATTGATAAAG TACCAAAAGTGGCAGTTGTGAAGCCAAAGGAAGATCATCAAACAGGATCAAGAACAGGCTTGACTTCAAAGCCACGGAATGAGTCAGAGCTAAACATGTCAAGGATGAGTGCGATACCAAGACAGGATGGTCGTGAAATAGACGTGAGCAGATACGATATTGATTCACTactgccgccgccgccgccaccaccACCTCCACCCCCTCCTCCACTGCCTCCAACTCATTTTGAGAAGGTCATTGTAGAGCCAATTTCACCTGCTACAGCAACCATAGAGAGGCCTTCCGCAAAATCTTCAGGTCCTCGAATTTCTGCTAAGTCCTACACAATTGCTTTTCTTCAGCAACATACAAATAGCTTCTCCCAAGAAAATCTTATTGGAGCAGGCATGCTAGGAAGTGTCTATAGGGCTGAGCTTCCTGACAGAAAG TTACTCGCTGTTAAAAAACTGGACAAGAAGGCTTCCAGTCAACAAAAGGATGATGAGTTTCTTCATCTGGTGAATACCCTAGATCAAATTCGTCATGCTAATGTTGTCGAGCTCATGGGTTATAGTGCAGAGCATGGGCAAAGGCTTCTGATTTATGAATATTGCAGTAATGGGACACTACAGGATGCTTTGCACTCAGATGATGAATTCAAGAAACAGCTTTCATGGAATACCCGCATCCGCATGGCCCTTGGTGCTGCAAGAGCTTTGGA GTACCTGCATGAGGTCTCTGAGCCCCCCATTATCCATAGGAATTTCAAATCTGCCAATGTTCTCATTGATGACGAACTTCATGTACATGTCTCTGACTGTGGCTTGGCTACTTTAATATCATCAGGCTCTGTGAGTCAG TTGTCCGGGCACCTCCTCACAGCTTATGGTTATGGAGCTCCTGAATTTGAGTCAGGAATTTATACCTCCAAAAGTGATGTTTACAGCTTTGGAGTGGTGATGTTGGAACTCTTGACAGGCAGAAAATCACATGACAG gacACGGAATCGAGGTGAGCAATTCCTGGTGAGATGGGCAATCCCTCAGCTTCATGACATTGATGCTTTGTCAAGGATGGTTGATCCTTCTCTACATGGAGAATACCCTGTCAAATCCTTGTCCTTCTTTGCTGATATTATTGCCCGATGTGTTCAG GCGGAGCCCGAGTTCAGGCCGCCAATGTCTGAGGTTGTTCAGGACCTGCTACAAATGATACGAAGAGAGCCTCCGACTAGACAGGAGGGGGAATGA
- the LOC127791933 gene encoding protein STRUBBELIG-RECEPTOR FAMILY 3-like isoform X1, which produces MMASKRSAINCLSCAQVFTAFVLIYAARILHGYTNPADVAAINGLYVALGSPSLPGWVPNGGDPCTESWQGVLCNNTDISSIILIDANLGGELGDSLSSFTSIKGIQLSNNHIGGSIPSNLPVTLQTLFLSDNDLSGSIPSSLSSLTQLSAMSLNGNQLTGEIPDAFQGLIGLFNLDLSSNNLSGQLPPSLENLSSLTTLHLQNNQLSGTLDVLQDLTLKDLNIENNLFNGPIPDKLLSIPNFKKDGNPFNSSIAPLPSATSPTTPPPAPSFSGPPSSGKAPGASSSGKAPGGKADGPSAPEESNAKRSKKTTKRVVWISIAGVLSFIILVLAILLFMPRYQRRRLEADRISKRHEIAPYEGSRDNGPDSGSIVPASNQIDKVPKVAVVKPKEDHQTGSRTGLTSKPRNESELNMSRMSAIPRQDGREIDVSRYDIDSLLPPPPPPPPPPPPPLPPTHFEKVIVEPISPATATIERPSAKSSGPRISAKSYTIAFLQQHTNSFSQENLIGAGMLGSVYRAELPDRKLLAVKKLDKKASSQQKDDEFLHLVNTLDQIRHANVVELMGYSAEHGQRLLIYEYCSNGTLQDALHSDDEFKKQLSWNTRIRMALGAARALEYLHEVSEPPIIHRNFKSANVLIDDELHVHVSDCGLATLISSGSVSQLSGHLLTAYGYGAPEFESGIYTSKSDVYSFGVVMLELLTGRKSHDRTRNRGEQFLVRWAIPQLHDIDALSRMVDPSLHGEYPVKSLSFFADIIARCVQAEPEFRPPMSEVVQDLLQMIRREPPTRQEGE; this is translated from the exons ATGATGGCTAGCAAGAGATCTGCTATAAATTGTCTGAGCTGTGCACAGGTCTTTACGGCGTTTGTATTGATCTATGCGGCACGAATTTTGCATGGATATACTAATCCTGCCGACG TTGCTGCAATTAATGGTTTATATGTTGCACTTGGATCCCCGTCCCTTCCTGGATGGGTTCCTAATGGTGGAGACCCATGCACTGAATCTTGGCAAGGAGTTCTATGTAACAATACAGATATTAGTTCAAT aattcttATTGATGCAAATTTGGGAGGAGAGCTAGGCGACAGCTTAAGCTCTTTTACTTCTATCAAAGGAAT ACAACTGAGCAACAACCACATTGGGGGTAGCATTCCTTCCAATCTTCCAGTGACCTTGCAGACCCT CTTCCTTTCAGATAATGATCTAAGTGGAAGCATCCCAAGTTCTTTGTCGTCTCTAACTCAACTGTCCGCTAT GTCTCTCAATGGCAATCAATTGACTGGAGAAATACCTGACGCCTTTCAGGGCCTTATAGGGTTGTTCAATCT AGATTTATCCAGCAACAATTTGAGCGGGCAACTCCCGCCCTCACTGGAGAATTTGTCATCTCTGACCACTCT TCATTTGCAGAATAATCAGCTTTCTGGGACTCTTGATGTTCTGCAAGATCTTACACTCAAAGATTT GAACATAGAGAATAATTTGTTCAATGGGCCTATACCTGATAAGTTGCTGAGCATTCCCAATTTCAA AAAAGATGGGAATCCATTCAACAGTAGTATTGCTCCATTACCTTCAGCCACATCCCCAACAACACCACCTCCAGCCCCATCATTTTCTGGGCCACCATCTTCTGGAAAAGCTCCTGGGGCATCATCTTCTGGAAAAGCTCCAGGGGGAAAGGCTGATGGACCATCTGCACCAGAGGAATCAAATGccaaaagaagcaaaaaaactACCAAAAGGGTAGTTTGGATATCAATTGCTGGGGTgttatcatttataattttggTATTAGCAATTTTGCTTTTCATGCCAAGGTATCAAAGGAGGAGGCTAGAAGCAGACAGAATTTCTAAGCGCCATGAAATAGCTCCATATGAAGGCAGTAGAGATAATGGACCCGATAGTGGATCTATAGTTCCGGCAAGCAATCAAATTGATAAAG TACCAAAAGTGGCAGTTGTGAAGCCAAAGGAAGATCATCAAACAGGATCAAGAACAGGCTTGACTTCAAAGCCACGGAATGAGTCAGAGCTAAACATGTCAAGGATGAGTGCGATACCAAGACAGGATGGTCGTGAAATAGACGTGAGCAGATACGATATTGATTCACTactgccgccgccgccgccaccaccACCTCCACCCCCTCCTCCACTGCCTCCAACTCATTTTGAGAAGGTCATTGTAGAGCCAATTTCACCTGCTACAGCAACCATAGAGAGGCCTTCCGCAAAATCTTCAGGTCCTCGAATTTCTGCTAAGTCCTACACAATTGCTTTTCTTCAGCAACATACAAATAGCTTCTCCCAAGAAAATCTTATTGGAGCAGGCATGCTAGGAAGTGTCTATAGGGCTGAGCTTCCTGACAGAAAG TTACTCGCTGTTAAAAAACTGGACAAGAAGGCTTCCAGTCAACAAAAGGATGATGAGTTTCTTCATCTGGTGAATACCCTAGATCAAATTCGTCATGCTAATGTTGTCGAGCTCATGGGTTATAGTGCAGAGCATGGGCAAAGGCTTCTGATTTATGAATATTGCAGTAATGGGACACTACAGGATGCTTTGCACTCAGATGATGAATTCAAGAAACAGCTTTCATGGAATACCCGCATCCGCATGGCCCTTGGTGCTGCAAGAGCTTTGGA GTACCTGCATGAGGTCTCTGAGCCCCCCATTATCCATAGGAATTTCAAATCTGCCAATGTTCTCATTGATGACGAACTTCATGTACATGTCTCTGACTGTGGCTTGGCTACTTTAATATCATCAGGCTCTGTGAGTCAG TTGTCCGGGCACCTCCTCACAGCTTATGGTTATGGAGCTCCTGAATTTGAGTCAGGAATTTATACCTCCAAAAGTGATGTTTACAGCTTTGGAGTGGTGATGTTGGAACTCTTGACAGGCAGAAAATCACATGACAG gacACGGAATCGAGGTGAGCAATTCCTGGTGAGATGGGCAATCCCTCAGCTTCATGACATTGATGCTTTGTCAAGGATGGTTGATCCTTCTCTACATGGAGAATACCCTGTCAAATCCTTGTCCTTCTTTGCTGATATTATTGCCCGATGTGTTCAG GCGGAGCCCGAGTTCAGGCCGCCAATGTCTGAGGTTGTTCAGGACCTGCTACAAATGATACGAAGAGAGCCTCCGACTAGACAGGAGGGGGAATGA
- the LOC127791933 gene encoding protein STRUBBELIG-RECEPTOR FAMILY 3-like isoform X10: MMASKRSAINCLSCAQVFTAFVLIYAARILHGYTNPADVAAINGLYVALGSPSLPGWVPNGGDPCTESWQGVLCNNTDISSIILIDANLGGELGDSLSSFTSIKGIQLSNNHIGGSIPSNLPVTLQTLDLSSNNLSGQLPPSLENLSSLTTLHLQNNQLSGTLDVLQDLTLKDLNIENNLFNGPIPDKLLSIPNFKKDGNPFNSSIAPLPSATSPTTPPPAPSFSGPPSSGKAPGASSSGKAPGGKADGPSAPEESNAKRSKKTTKRVVWISIAGVLSFIILVLAILLFMPRYQRRRLEADRISKRHEIAPYEGSRDNGPDSGSIVPASNQIDKVPKVAVVKPKEDHQTGSRTGLTSKPRNESELNMSRMSAIPRQDGREIDVSRYDIDSLLPPPPPPPPPPPPPLPPTHFEKVIVEPISPATATIERPSAKSSGPRISAKSYTIAFLQQHTNSFSQENLIGAGMLGSVYRAELPDRKLLAVKKLDKKASSQQKDDEFLHLVNTLDQIRHANVVELMGYSAEHGQRLLIYEYCSNGTLQDALHSDDEFKKQLSWNTRIRMALGAARALEYLHEVSEPPIIHRNFKSANVLIDDELHVHVSDCGLATLISSGSVSQLSGHLLTAYGYGAPEFESGIYTSKSDVYSFGVVMLELLTGRKSHDRTRNRGEQFLVRWAIPQLHDIDALSRMVDPSLHGEYPVKSLSFFADIIARCVQAEPEFRPPMSEVVQDLLQMIRREPPTRQEGE, from the exons ATGATGGCTAGCAAGAGATCTGCTATAAATTGTCTGAGCTGTGCACAGGTCTTTACGGCGTTTGTATTGATCTATGCGGCACGAATTTTGCATGGATATACTAATCCTGCCGACG TTGCTGCAATTAATGGTTTATATGTTGCACTTGGATCCCCGTCCCTTCCTGGATGGGTTCCTAATGGTGGAGACCCATGCACTGAATCTTGGCAAGGAGTTCTATGTAACAATACAGATATTAGTTCAAT aattcttATTGATGCAAATTTGGGAGGAGAGCTAGGCGACAGCTTAAGCTCTTTTACTTCTATCAAAGGAAT ACAACTGAGCAACAACCACATTGGGGGTAGCATTCCTTCCAATCTTCCAGTGACCTTGCAGACCCT AGATTTATCCAGCAACAATTTGAGCGGGCAACTCCCGCCCTCACTGGAGAATTTGTCATCTCTGACCACTCT TCATTTGCAGAATAATCAGCTTTCTGGGACTCTTGATGTTCTGCAAGATCTTACACTCAAAGATTT GAACATAGAGAATAATTTGTTCAATGGGCCTATACCTGATAAGTTGCTGAGCATTCCCAATTTCAA AAAAGATGGGAATCCATTCAACAGTAGTATTGCTCCATTACCTTCAGCCACATCCCCAACAACACCACCTCCAGCCCCATCATTTTCTGGGCCACCATCTTCTGGAAAAGCTCCTGGGGCATCATCTTCTGGAAAAGCTCCAGGGGGAAAGGCTGATGGACCATCTGCACCAGAGGAATCAAATGccaaaagaagcaaaaaaactACCAAAAGGGTAGTTTGGATATCAATTGCTGGGGTgttatcatttataattttggTATTAGCAATTTTGCTTTTCATGCCAAGGTATCAAAGGAGGAGGCTAGAAGCAGACAGAATTTCTAAGCGCCATGAAATAGCTCCATATGAAGGCAGTAGAGATAATGGACCCGATAGTGGATCTATAGTTCCGGCAAGCAATCAAATTGATAAAG TACCAAAAGTGGCAGTTGTGAAGCCAAAGGAAGATCATCAAACAGGATCAAGAACAGGCTTGACTTCAAAGCCACGGAATGAGTCAGAGCTAAACATGTCAAGGATGAGTGCGATACCAAGACAGGATGGTCGTGAAATAGACGTGAGCAGATACGATATTGATTCACTactgccgccgccgccgccaccaccACCTCCACCCCCTCCTCCACTGCCTCCAACTCATTTTGAGAAGGTCATTGTAGAGCCAATTTCACCTGCTACAGCAACCATAGAGAGGCCTTCCGCAAAATCTTCAGGTCCTCGAATTTCTGCTAAGTCCTACACAATTGCTTTTCTTCAGCAACATACAAATAGCTTCTCCCAAGAAAATCTTATTGGAGCAGGCATGCTAGGAAGTGTCTATAGGGCTGAGCTTCCTGACAGAAAG TTACTCGCTGTTAAAAAACTGGACAAGAAGGCTTCCAGTCAACAAAAGGATGATGAGTTTCTTCATCTGGTGAATACCCTAGATCAAATTCGTCATGCTAATGTTGTCGAGCTCATGGGTTATAGTGCAGAGCATGGGCAAAGGCTTCTGATTTATGAATATTGCAGTAATGGGACACTACAGGATGCTTTGCACTCAGATGATGAATTCAAGAAACAGCTTTCATGGAATACCCGCATCCGCATGGCCCTTGGTGCTGCAAGAGCTTTGGA GTACCTGCATGAGGTCTCTGAGCCCCCCATTATCCATAGGAATTTCAAATCTGCCAATGTTCTCATTGATGACGAACTTCATGTACATGTCTCTGACTGTGGCTTGGCTACTTTAATATCATCAGGCTCTGTGAGTCAG TTGTCCGGGCACCTCCTCACAGCTTATGGTTATGGAGCTCCTGAATTTGAGTCAGGAATTTATACCTCCAAAAGTGATGTTTACAGCTTTGGAGTGGTGATGTTGGAACTCTTGACAGGCAGAAAATCACATGACAG gacACGGAATCGAGGTGAGCAATTCCTGGTGAGATGGGCAATCCCTCAGCTTCATGACATTGATGCTTTGTCAAGGATGGTTGATCCTTCTCTACATGGAGAATACCCTGTCAAATCCTTGTCCTTCTTTGCTGATATTATTGCCCGATGTGTTCAG GCGGAGCCCGAGTTCAGGCCGCCAATGTCTGAGGTTGTTCAGGACCTGCTACAAATGATACGAAGAGAGCCTCCGACTAGACAGGAGGGGGAATGA
- the LOC127791933 gene encoding protein STRUBBELIG-RECEPTOR FAMILY 3-like isoform X3, with amino-acid sequence MMASKRSAINCLSCAQVFTAFVFIYAARLLHGYTNPADVAAINGLYVALGSPSLPGWVPNGGDPCTESWQGVLCNNTDISSIILIDANLGGELGDSLSSFTSIKGIQLSNNHIGGSIPSNLPVTLQTLFLSDNDLSGSIPSSLSSLTQLSAMSLNGNQLTGEIPDAFQGLIGLFNLDLSSNNLSGQLPPSLENLSSLTTLHLQNNQLSGTLDVLQDLTLKDLNIENNLFNGPIPDKLLSIPNFKKDGNPFNSSIAPLPSATSPTTPPPAPSFSGPPSSGKAPGASSSGKAPGGKADGPSAPEESNAKRSKKTTKRVVWISIAGVLSFIILVLAILLFMPRYQRRRLEADRISKRHEIAPYEGSRDNGPDSGSIVPASNQIDKVPKVAVVKPKEDHQTGSRTGLTSKPRNESELNMSRMSAIPRQDGREIDVSRYDIDSLLPPPPPPPPPPPPPLPPTHFEKVIVEPISPATATIERPSAKSSGPRISAKSYTIAFLQQHTNSFSQENLIGAGMLGSVYRAELPDRKLLAVKKLDKKASSQQKDDEFLHLVNTLDQIRHANVVELMGYSAEHGQRLLIYEYCSNGTLQDALHSDDEFKKQLSWNTRIRMALGAARALEYLHEVSEPPIIHRNFKSANVLIDDELHVHVSDCGLATLISSGSVSQLSGHLLTAYGYGAPEFESGIYTSKSDVYSFGVVMLELLTGRKSHDRTRNRGEQFLVRWAIPQLHDIDALSRMVDPSLHGEYPVKSLSFFADIIARCVQAEPEFRPPMSEVVQDLLQMIRREPPTRQEGE; translated from the exons TTGCTGCAATTAATGGTTTATATGTTGCACTTGGATCCCCGTCCCTTCCTGGATGGGTTCCTAATGGTGGAGACCCATGCACTGAATCTTGGCAAGGAGTTCTATGTAACAATACAGATATTAGTTCAAT aattcttATTGATGCAAATTTGGGAGGAGAGCTAGGCGACAGCTTAAGCTCTTTTACTTCTATCAAAGGAAT ACAACTGAGCAACAACCACATTGGGGGTAGCATTCCTTCCAATCTTCCAGTGACCTTGCAGACCCT CTTCCTTTCAGATAATGATCTAAGTGGAAGCATCCCAAGTTCTTTGTCGTCTCTAACTCAACTGTCCGCTAT GTCTCTCAATGGCAATCAATTGACTGGAGAAATACCTGACGCCTTTCAGGGCCTTATAGGGTTGTTCAATCT AGATTTATCCAGCAACAATTTGAGCGGGCAACTCCCGCCCTCACTGGAGAATTTGTCATCTCTGACCACTCT TCATTTGCAGAATAATCAGCTTTCTGGGACTCTTGATGTTCTGCAAGATCTTACACTCAAAGATTT GAACATAGAGAATAATTTGTTCAATGGGCCTATACCTGATAAGTTGCTGAGCATTCCCAATTTCAA AAAAGATGGGAATCCATTCAACAGTAGTATTGCTCCATTACCTTCAGCCACATCCCCAACAACACCACCTCCAGCCCCATCATTTTCTGGGCCACCATCTTCTGGAAAAGCTCCTGGGGCATCATCTTCTGGAAAAGCTCCAGGGGGAAAGGCTGATGGACCATCTGCACCAGAGGAATCAAATGccaaaagaagcaaaaaaactACCAAAAGGGTAGTTTGGATATCAATTGCTGGGGTgttatcatttataattttggTATTAGCAATTTTGCTTTTCATGCCAAGGTATCAAAGGAGGAGGCTAGAAGCAGACAGAATTTCTAAGCGCCATGAAATAGCTCCATATGAAGGCAGTAGAGATAATGGACCCGATAGTGGATCTATAGTTCCGGCAAGCAATCAAATTGATAAAG TACCAAAAGTGGCAGTTGTGAAGCCAAAGGAAGATCATCAAACAGGATCAAGAACAGGCTTGACTTCAAAGCCACGGAATGAGTCAGAGCTAAACATGTCAAGGATGAGTGCGATACCAAGACAGGATGGTCGTGAAATAGACGTGAGCAGATACGATATTGATTCACTactgccgccgccgccgccaccaccACCTCCACCCCCTCCTCCACTGCCTCCAACTCATTTTGAGAAGGTCATTGTAGAGCCAATTTCACCTGCTACAGCAACCATAGAGAGGCCTTCCGCAAAATCTTCAGGTCCTCGAATTTCTGCTAAGTCCTACACAATTGCTTTTCTTCAGCAACATACAAATAGCTTCTCCCAAGAAAATCTTATTGGAGCAGGCATGCTAGGAAGTGTCTATAGGGCTGAGCTTCCTGACAGAAAG TTACTCGCTGTTAAAAAACTGGACAAGAAGGCTTCCAGTCAACAAAAGGATGATGAGTTTCTTCATCTGGTGAATACCCTAGATCAAATTCGTCATGCTAATGTTGTCGAGCTCATGGGTTATAGTGCAGAGCATGGGCAAAGGCTTCTGATTTATGAATATTGCAGTAATGGGACACTACAGGATGCTTTGCACTCAGATGATGAATTCAAGAAACAGCTTTCATGGAATACCCGCATCCGCATGGCCCTTGGTGCTGCAAGAGCTTTGGA GTACCTGCATGAGGTCTCTGAGCCCCCCATTATCCATAGGAATTTCAAATCTGCCAATGTTCTCATTGATGACGAACTTCATGTACATGTCTCTGACTGTGGCTTGGCTACTTTAATATCATCAGGCTCTGTGAGTCAG TTGTCCGGGCACCTCCTCACAGCTTATGGTTATGGAGCTCCTGAATTTGAGTCAGGAATTTATACCTCCAAAAGTGATGTTTACAGCTTTGGAGTGGTGATGTTGGAACTCTTGACAGGCAGAAAATCACATGACAG gacACGGAATCGAGGTGAGCAATTCCTGGTGAGATGGGCAATCCCTCAGCTTCATGACATTGATGCTTTGTCAAGGATGGTTGATCCTTCTCTACATGGAGAATACCCTGTCAAATCCTTGTCCTTCTTTGCTGATATTATTGCCCGATGTGTTCAG GCGGAGCCCGAGTTCAGGCCGCCAATGTCTGAGGTTGTTCAGGACCTGCTACAAATGATACGAAGAGAGCCTCCGACTAGACAGGAGGGGGAATGA